Genomic DNA from Desertifilum tharense IPPAS B-1220:
AAATTCGTTAAATAGTTGGTCAATTAAGGGCAAATGCGGGACGTACTCGATATTAATGCCCAGGTCTTGCAATACGCCGCGCAGGTAAAATTGAATTTCGCGATCGCGCACCACGATCTTTTGCGGGAGTGACGGTTGGGCGGGACTGTGGGGAGACTCGATCGCTTTGAGTAAGGTACGAACGATCGCTTCAGGGCCGATATTCTCAGTCACGACATCCATCGCCCGAACAACGCCTTCAGAACCATCCACCCAGAGGATACACTCGCCTTGCGCTTCTTCTTTGGCAAGTAACCGTTCTTGTCCGTCCGTATCGACAGCCAGATGAGCTGCGATCGTGCGGCGATCGCCTTCCCACACGCTAGGCAGTTGTGGAAGTTGCTTGAGGCGACGGCAGGTTGAACGATTCAGGGTTGTCATAAACTTGGTCAAGAGAATTAAACACCGCAGATGTAGCCGATCTGCGTCTATCGTAGATCCCGATTTTGACACAATCCCCGACCGAAAGGCGCAGGGATTCTTGGTTCTGTTGAGCGCGGCTGCGGGTAGAGTCCAGGCGATCGCCTTCTCTGGATGGGGATAAAACCTAATTTTATAAGGATGGATCGATCGGGAATCGGGGATTGCAGGCGCGATCTCGCTTCGTACGGTTAATCCTGTTTTAAAATAGGAAGGTCGAGAAAATTGCCCATCGCGGCAAAACTTTAGAAAAACTTTGGTATTTACGCTCTTTCTCGAACCTGATTATAGGAGCTTCACTCACGGATGACACAAGCAACTAGCGGAATTCAACTGACCGATGCGGCGCGGCAGCACTTGTCGGCTTTGCGAGACAAGCAAGGGAAAGACCTTTGTTTGCGGGTTGGCGTGCGTCAAGGCGGATGTTCCGGTTTATCTTACATGATGGATTTTGAAGATCCTAGCAATATCCAAGAAAAGGATGAGGTTTACGAATACGGTGGCTTTAAAGTGGTGTGCGACCCCAAAAGCTTGCT
This window encodes:
- a CDS encoding iron-sulfur cluster assembly accessory protein, translating into MTQATSGIQLTDAARQHLSALRDKQGKDLCLRVGVRQGGCSGLSYMMDFEDPSNIQEKDEVYEYGGFKVVCDPKSLLYLYGLVLDYSNALIGGGFQFTNPNATQSCGCGKSFSA